A genomic segment from Arcobacter sp. CECT 8986 encodes:
- a CDS encoding nitrous oxide reductase accessory protein NosL, with amino-acid sequence MYKKVILFFLLFNLSLFAMDMNHQHNHQMFQTVDKKDAKLVKTDKTKYSCDICGMDLVKFNKTSHAVEFKDGKKQQFCSLHCLSEVYKTHKNDIKSIQVVDAKTLNLIDAKKAFYVVGSSKAGTMSMVSKYAFKDKINAVSFQKSFGGEIKTFEEALNIAINGLPKDNTMIDKKRVKMAKKGKKIYESMCTQTQTPSFNTVGEAKKYLMDNNICKNIKPMMLQAVAIYKFNPSLADNSNKKISIPKDAKCPVCGMYVAKHPKWAALINVNNTHTHYFDGAKDMFKFYLNPSKFSHVHSKDEMNNIIVSDYYTLEKIDAKKAYYVIGSNVYGPMGKELIPFKTQKEANTFMKNHYGKKVLKFSEVTEDILY; translated from the coding sequence ATGTATAAAAAAGTAATTCTTTTTTTCTTACTTTTTAATCTTAGTTTATTTGCTATGGATATGAACCATCAGCACAATCACCAAATGTTCCAAACTGTTGACAAAAAAGATGCCAAACTTGTAAAAACTGACAAAACAAAATATTCTTGTGATATTTGTGGAATGGACTTAGTTAAATTTAATAAAACATCTCACGCAGTTGAATTTAAAGATGGTAAAAAACAACAATTTTGTTCATTACACTGTCTATCTGAAGTTTATAAAACTCATAAAAATGATATTAAATCAATTCAAGTTGTAGATGCAAAAACACTTAATCTAATAGATGCAAAAAAAGCTTTTTATGTTGTAGGTAGTTCTAAAGCTGGAACAATGAGTATGGTAAGTAAATATGCTTTTAAAGATAAGATAAATGCTGTATCTTTTCAAAAAAGTTTTGGTGGAGAAATAAAAACTTTTGAAGAAGCTTTAAATATTGCTATAAATGGTTTGCCAAAAGATAATACAATGATTGATAAAAAAAGAGTTAAAATGGCAAAAAAAGGAAAAAAAATATATGAGTCAATGTGTACACAAACACAAACTCCAAGTTTTAACACAGTAGGTGAAGCAAAAAAATATTTAATGGATAATAATATTTGCAAAAATATAAAACCAATGATGTTACAAGCAGTTGCAATATATAAATTCAACCCTTCTTTAGCAGATAACTCAAATAAAAAAATCTCTATACCAAAAGATGCAAAATGTCCAGTTTGTGGAATGTATGTAGCAAAACATCCTAAATGGGCTGCTTTAATAAATGTAAATAATACACATACACACTATTTTGATGGAGCAAAAGATATGTTTAAATTCTATTTAAATCCTTCAAAATTCTCACATGTACATTCAAAAGATGAGATGAATAATATAATCGTAAGTGATTATTATACATTAGAAAAAATAGATGCAAAAAAAGCTTATTATGTTATTGGTTCAAATGTATATGGACCTATGGGAAAAGAGTTGATTCCTTTTAAAACACAAAAAGAAGCAAATACATTTATGAAAAATCATTATGGAAAAAAAGTATTAAAATTTAGTGAAGTAACAGAAGATATTTTATATTAA
- a CDS encoding class II SORL domain-containing protein, which translates to MPKINKYVDIDTVEREAKKDLIDRHSPFIHCAETAKAGEPFEITVKMGNEYSHPDDFDHYIESVALYNGETLLAKATYVPGTLGNVKAHNTTTFTIIPTGKKLNLVAHGYCTKHGIWESTPVKVEVEA; encoded by the coding sequence ATGCCAAAAATTAATAAATATGTTGACATTGATACTGTTGAGAGAGAAGCGAAAAAAGATCTTATTGATAGACACTCGCCATTTATCCACTGTGCAGAAACTGCAAAAGCTGGAGAGCCATTTGAAATAACTGTAAAAATGGGAAATGAATATTCTCATCCAGATGATTTTGATCACTATATTGAGTCTGTTGCACTATATAATGGTGAAACATTATTAGCAAAAGCTACTTATGTTCCAGGAACATTAGGAAATGTTAAAGCTCATAACACTACAACTTTTACAATTATTCCAACTGGTAAAAAACTTAACTTAGTTGCACATGGTTACTGTACAAAACACGGGATTTGGGAATCAACTCCTGTAAAAGTAGAAGTAGAAGCGTAA
- a CDS encoding thiamine-phosphate kinase: MNKEDYFIQQFTNQTNLIGDDAAVVGEMVYSQDAFFENVHFKKEWMSLKQIAAKSMLVNISDAIAMNAIPQYALLTVGIPSYYSTADMRKLANGFKKVAKDYNIKIIGGDTICNDKLDISVTIISKSVAPIFRSGAKKDDLVCYTGDLGSCKKDLKKLFKGKKIPSKSKFIKPKLKGEFFYEVAKYVNSSLDISDGLFFELERLSKSSKVGFEFFEKIPENIGTSGEEYEMLFTFPKKHLEKIMQASKKHNIALNIFAKVVDGKYETKYKNHHF, from the coding sequence ATGAATAAAGAAGATTATTTTATACAACAATTTACAAATCAAACAAATTTAATAGGTGATGATGCAGCAGTAGTTGGTGAAATGGTTTACTCTCAAGATGCTTTTTTTGAAAATGTACACTTTAAAAAAGAGTGGATGAGTTTAAAACAAATTGCTGCAAAATCAATGCTTGTAAATATTTCTGATGCAATTGCAATGAATGCAATACCTCAATATGCACTTTTAACAGTAGGAATTCCTTCTTATTACTCAACAGCTGATATGAGAAAATTAGCAAATGGATTTAAGAAAGTAGCAAAAGATTATAATATCAAAATTATTGGTGGAGATACTATCTGTAATGATAAACTAGATATCTCAGTAACAATAATTTCTAAAAGTGTAGCTCCTATATTTAGAAGTGGTGCAAAAAAAGATGATTTAGTTTGTTATACTGGTGATTTGGGTAGTTGCAAAAAAGATTTAAAAAAACTTTTTAAAGGTAAAAAAATACCTTCAAAATCAAAGTTTATAAAACCTAAATTAAAAGGTGAGTTCTTTTATGAAGTTGCAAAATATGTAAACTCATCATTGGATATTTCAGATGGACTATTTTTTGAACTTGAAAGATTATCAAAATCAAGTAAAGTTGGATTTGAATTTTTTGAAAAAATACCAGAAAATATAGGAACATCAGGGGAAGAGTATGAGATGTTATTTACTTTTCCAAAGAAACATTTAGAAAAGATTATGCAAGCATCTAAAAAACACAATATTGCATTAAATATATTTGCTAAAGTAGTTGATGGAAAATATGAAACAAAGTATAAAAATCATCATTTTTAA
- the truD gene encoding tRNA pseudouridine(13) synthase TruD has translation MDNLQRYLNHSKIDVVFKQSKDDFVVTEVPLYDFTNEGEHLIIKFRKKELTTWDAVSIFANHLGCSPRDIGYAGLKDKNAMTIQSISVNKKYEEKLASFENEKIKILETTYHKNKIKIGHLKGNKFFIRLKRVSPVDARIIEQVLAQLAIFGMPNYFGFQRFGIEGDNYKKGEEIVNGQRREKDRKLRQMYVNAYQSFLFNNWLSKRIEISKLVEAFEPKEIYQKLQLPQDLVKQMKEQKHPFKIMLGDLLSHYPFGKIFYAEDLSTEATKFFDKDRVPTGLLCGKRVKVAQDYALEYEKEFTKTLKEDGARRFAWVFPSDIESNYKEDKNWMELSFYLPKGSYATEFIAELIH, from the coding sequence TTGGACAATTTACAAAGATACTTAAATCACTCAAAAATAGATGTAGTTTTCAAACAAAGTAAAGATGACTTCGTAGTAACAGAAGTGCCTTTATATGACTTCACAAATGAGGGTGAACACTTAATTATTAAGTTTAGAAAAAAAGAATTAACAACTTGGGATGCTGTATCTATTTTTGCAAATCATTTAGGTTGCTCACCAAGAGATATTGGTTATGCAGGATTAAAAGATAAAAACGCAATGACAATACAAAGTATCTCTGTAAACAAAAAATATGAAGAGAAACTTGCTAGTTTTGAAAATGAAAAGATAAAAATATTAGAGACTACTTATCATAAAAATAAAATAAAAATAGGGCATCTTAAAGGTAACAAATTTTTTATTAGATTAAAAAGAGTTTCACCTGTTGATGCAAGAATAATTGAGCAAGTTCTAGCACAATTAGCAATCTTTGGTATGCCAAATTATTTTGGTTTTCAAAGATTTGGAATAGAAGGTGATAACTACAAAAAAGGTGAAGAGATTGTAAATGGTCAAAGAAGAGAAAAAGATAGAAAATTAAGACAAATGTATGTAAATGCATATCAAAGTTTTCTATTTAATAATTGGCTATCTAAAAGAATTGAAATCTCAAAATTAGTAGAAGCTTTTGAGCCAAAAGAGATTTATCAAAAATTACAATTGCCACAAGATTTAGTAAAACAAATGAAAGAGCAAAAACACCCATTTAAGATTATGCTTGGGGATTTACTTAGTCATTACCCTTTTGGTAAGATTTTTTATGCTGAAGATTTATCTACTGAAGCAACTAAGTTTTTTGATAAAGATAGAGTTCCAACTGGATTATTATGTGGAAAAAGAGTAAAAGTTGCACAAGATTATGCACTTGAATATGAAAAAGAGTTCACTAAAACTTTAAAAGAAGATGGAGCAAGAAGATTTGCTTGGGTTTTCCCATCAGACATTGAAAGCAACTATAAAGAAGATAAAAACTGGATGGAATTATCTTTTTATCTACCTAAAGGCTCTTACGCTACTGAATTTATAGCTGAGTTAATTCATTAA
- a CDS encoding methyl-accepting chemotaxis protein: MLDIVMKKISNKIIFSLLILMTMSSLTIVYFTTESVKKDSIAVTKENLEMLNTAMFQSLRNAMNTGIPEHIQKAEEEARGIKGVKKLVVAKSKPLIELYAPETKFTNDKDILKSFETKKSQILELKTDEAHNLRMIKPMIASQECLMCHANQQEGDVIGVMDLTFSLNEADSRVYDLVFEILIISTILGWVTIGLILVVVKRATNPINKLKIGFKNLLTSNNTNIKLEIESKDEIGEVASLFNQYMDKVREGIKKDEIVIEEANDVLEKTSNGFFVYDVKSTAANPYVEDLKNKLNSMIFSTRETLTKINDTLKEYSESKFDYKIDDNGIYGDLGTLAAGIKLVGNNTSEILAMIMNTGDELSNSTHLLSKASDNLSSSSTEQAASLEETAAALEEITANIKGNTEATVNMSKLAQNVTGSAKKGMDLANTTASSMEEINQKVTAINEAIEVIDQIAFQTNILSLNAAVEAATAGEAGKGFAVVAAEVRNLANRSAEAAREIKELVEDATLKTTEGKSISDNMIEGYKELNSHISSTIDMIDSVAVASREQEKGIIQINDAVNSLDIATQNNAKVAEDISKMSGYIASMSDSLVSAASKASFLEEARAGVSDVDLVYDTAKVKVSILKQKNEIYSKLGDYKSWKVESNKSINNWVSAYSQTQDAKTQNIETIKNLNSTLENKLQKLVDANANKEDNKALNEKAKDVEVTSSQIFKELNNIKIKED, translated from the coding sequence ATGCTCGATATTGTAATGAAAAAAATCAGTAATAAAATAATTTTTTCTTTACTGATTCTTATGACAATGAGTAGTTTAACAATCGTTTATTTTACAACTGAAAGTGTAAAAAAAGATTCTATTGCTGTCACAAAAGAAAACCTTGAAATGCTAAATACTGCAATGTTCCAAAGCTTACGAAATGCTATGAATACTGGTATTCCAGAGCATATTCAAAAAGCTGAAGAAGAAGCAAGAGGTATAAAAGGTGTAAAAAAATTAGTTGTTGCAAAAAGCAAACCACTAATAGAATTATATGCGCCTGAGACAAAGTTCACAAATGATAAAGATATTCTAAAATCATTTGAGACTAAAAAATCACAAATTCTTGAACTTAAAACAGATGAAGCTCACAATTTAAGAATGATTAAGCCAATGATTGCAAGTCAAGAGTGTTTAATGTGTCATGCTAATCAACAAGAAGGTGATGTTATTGGAGTTATGGATTTAACTTTCTCACTTAATGAAGCTGATTCAAGAGTTTATGATTTAGTTTTTGAGATATTAATTATTTCTACAATTCTTGGTTGGGTGACAATTGGTCTTATTTTAGTAGTTGTAAAAAGAGCTACAAATCCAATAAACAAATTAAAAATTGGATTCAAAAACTTACTTACATCAAACAATACTAATATTAAATTAGAAATTGAGTCAAAAGATGAAATTGGAGAGGTTGCATCTTTATTTAATCAATACATGGACAAAGTAAGAGAAGGTATTAAAAAAGATGAGATTGTAATAGAAGAAGCAAATGATGTTTTAGAAAAAACAAGCAATGGTTTCTTTGTTTATGATGTTAAGTCAACTGCTGCAAATCCATATGTTGAAGACTTAAAAAATAAATTAAATAGTATGATTTTCTCAACAAGAGAAACTCTTACAAAAATCAATGATACTTTAAAAGAGTATTCAGAATCAAAATTTGATTATAAAATTGATGACAATGGGATTTATGGTGACTTAGGTACTTTAGCTGCTGGAATAAAATTAGTAGGAAATAACACATCTGAAATCTTAGCAATGATTATGAATACTGGTGATGAGTTAAGTAATAGTACTCACCTTTTATCAAAAGCTTCAGATAATCTATCTAGTTCATCAACTGAACAAGCTGCAAGCTTAGAAGAGACTGCTGCTGCACTTGAAGAGATTACTGCAAATATAAAAGGTAATACAGAAGCGACAGTAAATATGTCAAAACTTGCTCAGAATGTAACAGGTTCAGCTAAAAAAGGTATGGACTTAGCAAATACAACTGCAAGTTCTATGGAAGAGATAAATCAAAAAGTAACTGCAATTAACGAAGCAATTGAAGTAATTGACCAAATTGCATTCCAGACAAATATCCTTTCATTAAATGCAGCGGTTGAAGCAGCAACTGCTGGTGAAGCTGGTAAAGGTTTTGCTGTTGTTGCAGCTGAAGTAAGAAACTTAGCAAATAGAAGTGCAGAAGCAGCAAGAGAGATAAAAGAGCTTGTTGAAGATGCAACTTTAAAAACAACAGAAGGAAAATCAATCTCTGATAATATGATTGAAGGTTACAAAGAACTAAACTCTCATATTTCTAGTACAATTGATATGATTGATAGTGTTGCAGTTGCATCAAGAGAGCAAGAAAAAGGTATTATTCAAATTAATGATGCCGTTAATAGTTTAGATATTGCAACACAAAATAATGCAAAAGTTGCAGAAGATATTTCTAAAATGTCTGGATATATTGCAAGTATGTCTGATTCACTTGTATCAGCTGCTTCAAAAGCAAGTTTCTTAGAAGAAGCAAGAGCTGGTGTATCTGATGTTGATTTGGTTTATGACACTGCAAAAGTAAAAGTTAGTATATTAAAACAAAAAAATGAAATATATTCAAAACTAGGTGATTATAAATCATGGAAAGTAGAAAGTAATAAATCAATAAATAATTGGGTAAGTGCATACTCTCAAACACAAGATGCAAAAACTCAAAATATTGAAACTATTAAAAATCTAAATAGTACTTTAGAGAATAAACTACAAAAACTAGTAGATGCAAATGCAAACAAAGAAGATAACAAAGCTTTAAATGAAAAAGCTAAAGATGTAGAAGTTACATCATCTCAAATATTCAAAGAGTTAAATAATATAAAAATAAAAGAAGATTAA
- the ruvA gene encoding Holliday junction branch migration protein RuvA — MIVGIEGKIEKKEPTLLHLNVNGLIYEVFVSVNCSSKITNNEVKLFTTHIIREDAQTLYGFLDINEKKLFDTVIKINGVGPKVALAICSTFTPTSFAQIVSANDVSMLKRVPGIGPKGASRILVELSGFVVDGDGSDDNADASSTLEASLALESLGFKKDVVGKILKTCSATNTSDLVKEALKKLQR, encoded by the coding sequence ATGATTGTTGGAATTGAAGGAAAAATAGAGAAGAAAGAACCGACACTTTTACATTTGAATGTAAATGGACTTATTTATGAAGTGTTTGTTTCTGTAAATTGTAGTTCAAAAATAACTAATAATGAAGTTAAACTTTTTACTACTCATATCATTAGAGAAGATGCACAAACTTTATATGGTTTTTTAGATATAAATGAAAAGAAACTTTTTGATACAGTAATAAAAATCAATGGAGTTGGGCCTAAAGTTGCTCTAGCTATTTGTTCTACTTTTACTCCTACTTCTTTTGCTCAAATTGTAAGTGCAAATGATGTTTCGATGCTAAAAAGAGTACCAGGAATTGGTCCAAAAGGTGCAAGTAGAATTTTAGTTGAATTATCTGGATTTGTTGTAGATGGTGATGGAAGTGATGATAATGCAGATGCATCTAGCACACTTGAAGCTTCTTTAGCTTTAGAATCACTTGGATTCAAAAAAGATGTGGTTGGAAAAATTTTAAAAACATGTAGTGCTACAAATACAAGTGATTTAGTAAAAGAAGCACTAAAAAAATTACAAAGATAG
- a CDS encoding D-alanine--D-alanine ligase, whose amino-acid sequence MKLGIVFGGVSYEHEISIVSAIAMKDVINTQLVYIFLDQYRDFYLIPNDIIKSKLFSSGEYKKCEKLTLEKGAFFTQKAFLSKPKKVEADLFLNMMHGGDGEDGVIASLLEFNNIKYIGPRREACSVSFNKFLTKGYASSVNIKTIDYKYFTKNDEVKIDNFPVIIKPVRLGSSIGVSIVKSEKELSYALDVAFEFDDAIIVEPFISGIKEYNLAGCKIDGDFEFSIIEEPQKAEFLDFDKKYLDFARTSTALKADISDELATKIKDSFKAIYNTLFDGALIRCDFFVKDNEVYLNEINPVPGSMANYLFSDFDGVIKKLSNNLPNTRNIVINYEYVNKIQASKGK is encoded by the coding sequence TTGAAATTAGGTATAGTTTTTGGTGGAGTTTCATATGAACATGAGATTTCAATTGTTTCAGCAATAGCAATGAAAGATGTAATAAATACACAGTTAGTTTATATATTTTTAGATCAATATAGAGATTTTTATTTAATTCCAAATGACATAATCAAGTCAAAACTATTCAGTAGTGGAGAATATAAAAAGTGTGAAAAATTAACTTTAGAAAAAGGTGCTTTCTTTACACAAAAAGCATTTTTGTCTAAACCAAAAAAGGTTGAAGCAGACCTATTTTTGAATATGATGCATGGTGGCGATGGTGAAGATGGAGTTATCGCATCACTTTTAGAATTTAATAATATAAAATATATTGGACCAAGAAGAGAAGCTTGTAGTGTAAGTTTTAATAAATTCTTGACTAAAGGTTATGCTTCAAGTGTAAATATTAAAACTATCGACTATAAATATTTTACAAAAAATGATGAAGTTAAAATTGATAATTTTCCTGTTATTATTAAACCAGTAAGACTAGGAAGTTCTATTGGAGTATCAATAGTAAAATCTGAAAAAGAGTTATCATATGCTTTAGATGTAGCTTTTGAGTTTGATGATGCAATAATAGTTGAGCCTTTTATCTCTGGTATAAAAGAGTATAACTTAGCAGGTTGTAAAATAGATGGAGATTTTGAATTTTCTATAATTGAAGAGCCTCAAAAAGCTGAATTTTTAGATTTTGATAAAAAATATTTAGATTTTGCTAGAACAAGTACAGCATTAAAAGCTGATATTTCAGATGAACTTGCTACTAAAATAAAAGATAGTTTCAAAGCAATTTATAATACTTTATTTGATGGTGCATTAATTAGATGTGACTTTTTTGTAAAAGATAATGAAGTTTATTTAAATGAAATAAATCCAGTTCCTGGAAGTATGGCAAACTATCTATTTTCTGATTTTGATGGTGTTATTAAAAAATTATCAAATAACCTACCAAATACAAGAAATATTGTGATAAATTATGAATATGTAAATAAAATACAAGCGAGTAAAGGTAAATAA
- a CDS encoding alpha/beta fold hydrolase has product MAVKNIAIFEKDFDISYEIVNPTAKKDIVFLHGWGSNKSIMKNAFLNTLKDFRHIYIDMPGFGKTSNEYILQTTDYVIIIDKFLQAIESVPTAIAGHSYGGKVATLLKPQNLILLSTAGILEEKSFSVKLKIFFAKILNKLGLRNITKIFRSKDVDSMSENMYETFKNVVNEDFTNHFKDFKNNALIFWGEEDTATSLQSGKKISQLIEKSTFKSYKGDHYFFCKNAEDIAKRIENGIL; this is encoded by the coding sequence TTGGCTGTAAAAAATATAGCAATTTTTGAAAAAGATTTTGATATTTCTTATGAAATTGTAAACCCAACTGCAAAAAAAGATATAGTCTTTTTACATGGTTGGGGAAGCAATAAAAGCATAATGAAAAATGCTTTTTTAAACACTTTAAAAGATTTTAGACATATCTACATTGATATGCCAGGATTTGGAAAAACTTCAAATGAATATATTCTTCAAACAACTGATTATGTTATCATTATTGATAAATTCCTTCAAGCAATAGAATCTGTGCCAACTGCAATTGCTGGACACTCTTATGGTGGAAAAGTTGCTACATTATTAAAACCACAAAACCTTATACTTTTAAGTACTGCTGGTATTTTAGAAGAGAAAAGCTTTAGCGTAAAACTAAAAATCTTTTTTGCAAAAATTTTAAATAAATTAGGTCTTAGAAATATTACAAAGATTTTTAGAAGTAAAGATGTTGACTCGATGAGTGAAAATATGTATGAAACTTTTAAAAATGTAGTAAATGAAGATTTTACTAATCATTTTAAAGATTTTAAAAATAATGCTTTAATTTTTTGGGGTGAAGAAGATACTGCAACTTCTTTGCAATCTGGTAAAAAGATATCACAATTAATAGAAAAATCAACTTTCAAATCATATAAAGGAGATCACTATTTCTTTTGTAAAAATGCAGAAGATATAGCAAAACGTATAGAAAATGGAATACTTTAA
- a CDS encoding Mur ligase family protein, which produces MEYFNLFTEIIFIMALGWYLITNLQWYNYKLERVVLKHHKQEWHFTYFVFPILIFYVLEPIAFDIFFYVFYAGLFYFWNKKLDRPLVLTNRVKRFLAILLFITFAIQALCLASESCAFLPIFIPLILAYVISMILEKVFFISFKNQGKKRVQSMSDLKIVAITASYGKTSMKNYLYQVLRHKFITYKTPRSVNTIAGIVLDVNRDLPANTQVYIAEAGARQEGDILEITEFLEPQYCVIGSVGEQHIEYFKTLENIIRTKSELLQSPRMKKGFVHESVPLQSHPSIVKFPDNLNITHSNLDGIWFDVQINGQLEHFHAPLLGSFNAINLTAVIHVALELGMSLDEIKVAFEKLESVPHRLQLIKAGGKVIVDDSFNGNLEGMLEAVNICSTYEGRKIIVTPGLVESTDSANILLAKEINKHFDVAIITGKLNSHLLSDNIDKEKVIILKDKSILEDTLAKQTKSGDLILFANDAPNFI; this is translated from the coding sequence ATGGAATACTTTAATTTATTTACTGAGATAATTTTTATTATGGCTTTAGGTTGGTATTTGATTACCAACTTACAATGGTATAACTACAAGTTAGAAAGAGTTGTTTTAAAGCATCATAAACAAGAGTGGCATTTTACTTATTTTGTATTTCCTATTTTAATCTTTTATGTTTTAGAGCCTATTGCTTTTGATATTTTCTTTTATGTATTTTATGCTGGATTATTCTATTTTTGGAATAAAAAATTAGATAGACCATTGGTTTTAACAAATAGAGTAAAAAGATTTTTAGCTATTTTACTTTTTATTACTTTTGCTATACAAGCACTTTGTTTAGCTAGTGAAAGTTGTGCTTTTTTACCTATATTTATCCCTTTAATTTTAGCGTATGTAATCTCTATGATTTTAGAGAAAGTATTTTTTATCTCTTTTAAAAATCAAGGTAAAAAACGTGTACAAAGTATGAGTGATTTAAAAATAGTTGCTATTACTGCATCATATGGTAAAACGTCGATGAAAAACTATTTATATCAAGTGCTTAGACACAAATTTATAACTTATAAAACTCCAAGGTCTGTAAATACTATTGCGGGAATAGTTTTAGATGTAAATAGAGATTTACCAGCAAATACACAGGTTTATATTGCAGAAGCTGGAGCAAGACAAGAGGGTGATATTTTAGAAATAACAGAATTTTTAGAACCTCAATATTGTGTGATAGGAAGTGTTGGAGAACAACACATTGAGTATTTCAAAACTTTAGAAAATATCATTAGAACAAAATCAGAACTTTTACAATCACCAAGAATGAAAAAAGGTTTTGTACACGAAAGTGTACCATTGCAATCTCATCCTTCAATTGTAAAATTTCCTGATAATTTAAATATAACACATAGTAATCTTGATGGAATTTGGTTTGATGTTCAAATAAATGGACAATTAGAGCATTTTCATGCACCATTGCTTGGTAGTTTTAATGCGATAAACCTTACTGCTGTTATTCATGTTGCTTTAGAATTAGGTATGAGTTTAGATGAAATAAAAGTAGCTTTTGAAAAACTAGAATCAGTTCCTCACAGACTTCAACTAATAAAAGCTGGTGGAAAAGTAATAGTAGATGATAGTTTCAATGGAAACTTAGAGGGTATGTTAGAAGCTGTAAATATTTGTTCTACTTATGAAGGAAGAAAGATAATAGTAACTCCTGGATTAGTAGAATCAACAGATTCAGCAAATATACTTTTAGCAAAAGAGATTAATAAACATTTTGATGTTGCAATCATCACAGGAAAATTAAATTCACATCTATTAAGTGATAATATAGATAAAGAAAAAGTGATTATTTTAAAAGATAAATCAATCTTAGAAGATACATTGGCTAAACAGACAAAATCTGGGGATTTAATTCTTTTTGCAAATGATGCACCAAACTTTATTTAG
- a CDS encoding HIT family protein, translating to MEHLYAPWRYSYVTEEKIEGCVFCHISKHVSEEKYQVLFHDELCYVVMNKFPYSPGHLMVIPHFHTDKIEELQDDVWARMSIRIRQAVSLLKDTMNCEGVNIGMNLGKAAGAGIEQHVHYHALPRWLGDTNFISSIGGARVYPADFNEIFEKLKKEASKYFI from the coding sequence ATGGAACATTTATACGCACCTTGGCGATATTCATATGTTACTGAGGAAAAAATAGAAGGATGTGTGTTTTGTCATATTTCAAAACATGTGTCAGAAGAAAAATATCAAGTTCTTTTTCATGATGAACTATGTTATGTCGTTATGAATAAGTTTCCATATTCACCTGGTCATTTGATGGTAATACCTCATTTTCATACAGATAAAATAGAAGAATTACAAGATGATGTTTGGGCAAGAATGAGTATAAGAATAAGACAAGCAGTAAGCTTACTTAAAGATACTATGAATTGTGAAGGTGTAAATATTGGTATGAATTTAGGAAAAGCTGCTGGTGCTGGAATAGAACAACACGTTCATTATCATGCATTGCCAAGATGGCTTGGAGATACAAATTTTATCTCTTCTATTGGTGGAGCTAGAGTTTATCCAGCTGATTTCAATGAGATATTTGAGAAACTTAAAAAAGAGGCTTCTAAGTATTTTATATAA